CGCTGCTAATCCAGTTGACATTGGCGACTACCAGTGCAAGTACACCCGCTGCAGTCTCCTTGGAACCCCCAACGAACACTGAAATCGTCGGCAACCCACCCACAGAGATAGCGATCCACCCGGCACCAGATTCCGTACCTTAGTTCAGCCACTGTCTGCAACCCATCACCTTCCAGATCATGGCTCTAATCCTAAATCGTTGGGCAGCTCAATCTCAGATCCGGACAACACCTGATCAACCTCGAAGGCAGCCCGTTCTGGGAAGGTCGTTAATGGCAGACCCGTTTCAATGGCGGCTTGTTCTCTGGCATCTAGATAGGCACTGGCAAAGATGTTTTGTAGATAGACTTTTAGACTAGGACTGTCTTCCAGGAGTCTGAGCAATCGCTTCCGATGCTCTCGAATGGTACCCGCCCAACTATTTGATCGAAAACCAGGTTGATACTGCCACTGGAGGAGATGCACTAACAATATCTCTAGATTGCTGAGAACAGCAGGCTTTTCACTTCGCCCCAAGGTTGCCAACTCCTCGACCAAGTTTTCGATATCTAGCTCATGGAACTTCCCTCGCTGCAATTGCTCGGCAGTTGTCGTCAGCCATTCATAGAAATCGCTGTGATACAAAGACGTTTTGGAGTGGCAATTGTGCGCCAACATCTGGAACTTACCATCGTTAGTATCACTTTGGCCCATGGTGCCATTGCTTGGCAAGCTTACCCCACCCAGACAGTCAGCGATTGGACTCCCGCAATCACCGTCAGCCACCCTTTAGAGACAATGCCAGCGGGTTTCACCATCTTTGGTATCAATCAGTGCAATCCCCTGGGCTTTGAGGTGATCCCGGATGCGATCGCTCTCGGCCCAATTTTTCCTCTGGCGGGCAGCTTGGCGCTGTTGGCAAAGTGCTGCAATTTCCAGATCGCTGATCCTATCTTTTACCAGCCCTGGGCTGTCCGCTGATAGATCTTCATTCTTCCTGGAGGCTGTGGATGGAGTCCCCAAGCCTAAAACTTGGAGAAGATTGATAAAGGTTCGCCATTTCGGTTCTAGACGCTGAGAATTCAAGACCCTGCTCTCGTCCGTAATATGTTCATGAACCATGATGTTACTGCCGAGAATCAACTCCTTCGCCAACTCAAACAGTACCGCAAGCGCGATCGGTGAATTAAAATTATCATCCATTGCTGCTTCAAACCGTTCGATTGCCTGGGTATCGAGCAATGCTCGGTTGTCAAGATCATCGGTCTTCCAACCATAGCTCTGATTGAGTTGCAATCCCGCGACTAAGGCATCATCAAGGGTCTTCCAGCTATTCTGTGCCGAGGTAATTGCTTCTGTTGTCAGGTCAATTGGCTTCCGGTAATGGGCTTGCAGCACAAACAGCCTCAAGACCATGGGCGGATAATCCTGGAGAAAATCCCGAATGGTTTTGAAATTATTCAAAGATTTCGACATCTTTTCTCCCTGAATATTGACAAAACCATTGTGTAACCAATAACGAGCCAGGTGTTTCTGGGTTGCGGCCTCCGATTGGGCAATCTCATTTTCATGGTGGGGAAAGACCAAATCCATCCCCCCTGCATGGATATCAATGCTGTTGCCAAAAGCCTGCTGTACCATGGCTGAACACTCTATGTGCCAGCCTGGACGACCTTTTCCCCAGGGAGAATCCCAAGGTTCATACACCCCTATTTCTTCAGGTTTTGCTGTTTTCCAGAGGGCAAAGTCTAAGGGGTGACGCTTTTTCGGTTCAGCTTCGTCAACCCGACCGCTGGCTCCGGCTTCCATCTGCTCTAGCTGCCGTCCCGACAGTT
The nucleotide sequence above comes from Neosynechococcus sphagnicola sy1. Encoded proteins:
- a CDS encoding DUF29 domain-containing protein — its product is MGQSDTNDGKFQMLAHNCHSKTSLYHSDFYEWLTTTAEQLQRGKFHELDIENLVEELATLGRSEKPAVLSNLEILLVHLLQWQYQPGFRSNSWAGTIREHRKRLLRLLEDSPSLKVYLQNIFASAYLDAREQAAIETGLPLTTFPERAAFEVDQVLSGSEIELPNDLGLEP
- the cysS gene encoding cysteine--tRNA ligase translates to MTLRLYNTLTRCKELFEPLEPGQVQMYCCGVTVYDYCHLGHARSYLVWDMVRRYLQWRGYRVHYVQNFTDIDDKILRRAQAESSSMQTVSERYIAAYHEDMARLNILPADAYPQATGVMPEIIALIQSLIDQGYAYAVDGDVYYAVDRFPSYGKLSGRQLEQMEAGASGRVDEAEPKKRHPLDFALWKTAKPEEIGVYEPWDSPWGKGRPGWHIECSAMVQQAFGNSIDIHAGGMDLVFPHHENEIAQSEAATQKHLARYWLHNGFVNIQGEKMSKSLNNFKTIRDFLQDYPPMVLRLFVLQAHYRKPIDLTTEAITSAQNSWKTLDDALVAGLQLNQSYGWKTDDLDNRALLDTQAIERFEAAMDDNFNSPIALAVLFELAKELILGSNIMVHEHITDESRVLNSQRLEPKWRTFINLLQVLGLGTPSTASRKNEDLSADSPGLVKDRISDLEIAALCQQRQAARQRKNWAESDRIRDHLKAQGIALIDTKDGETRWHCL